A window from Streptomyces sp. NBC_00271 encodes these proteins:
- a CDS encoding bifunctional glycosyltransferase family 2/GtrA family protein: MRTDSSPGNLPAREHLPAGSAGTPVLDVVIPVYNEEKDLQPCVVRLHEHLKRTFPYAFRITVADNASTDTTPQVAARLESEIPEVRSFRLEQKGRGRALRTVWSASDAPILAYMDVDLSTDLNALLPLVAPLISGHSDLAIGSRLARSSRVVRGAKREFISRTYNLILRGSLQARFSDAQCGFKAIRRDVAQVLLPLIEDTGWFFDTEMLVLAERAGLRIHEVPVDWVDDPNSTVHIVKTATDDLKGVWRVGRALATGSLPLDRLARPFGDDPRDRDLTDVPKGLARQLVGFCVVGALSTLFYLLLYSGFRSFSGSQIANALALLVSAVANTAANRRLTFGVRGRGSAVRHQAQGLVVFGIGLALTSGSLAALNAATSSPAHSTELAVLIAANLAATVLRFLLFRAWVFPDRRDETAASTVVASHNPASHNASSPTYSTTTGAHQQHHPHPHQYPLPHQQHPHTPLPQRPNATAPQAPYINYDHNQTNEFRAGEAADRTWGDATMQMQAVRPHDHDPRDTRDAR, translated from the coding sequence ATGCGAACCGACTCTTCTCCCGGCAACCTGCCGGCGCGGGAGCACCTCCCGGCCGGGTCCGCCGGTACGCCTGTCCTGGACGTAGTGATCCCCGTTTACAACGAGGAGAAGGATCTCCAGCCGTGTGTGGTGAGACTGCACGAGCATCTCAAGCGCACCTTCCCCTACGCGTTCCGCATCACGGTCGCGGACAACGCCTCGACGGACACCACCCCTCAGGTGGCCGCACGGCTGGAGTCGGAGATACCGGAAGTCAGGTCCTTCCGGCTTGAGCAGAAGGGCCGCGGGCGGGCACTGCGCACCGTGTGGTCGGCCTCGGACGCTCCGATCCTCGCCTACATGGACGTGGACCTGTCCACCGACCTCAACGCCCTCCTCCCGCTGGTGGCCCCGCTGATCTCGGGCCACTCGGACCTCGCGATCGGCTCCCGGCTCGCCCGCAGCTCGCGCGTGGTGCGCGGCGCCAAGCGGGAGTTCATCAGCCGCACCTACAACCTGATCCTGCGCGGCTCGCTGCAGGCCCGCTTCTCGGACGCGCAGTGCGGCTTCAAGGCGATCCGCCGCGATGTCGCCCAGGTACTGCTGCCGCTGATCGAGGACACCGGCTGGTTCTTCGACACCGAGATGCTGGTGCTCGCCGAGCGCGCCGGACTGCGCATCCACGAGGTGCCGGTCGACTGGGTCGACGACCCGAACTCGACCGTGCACATCGTGAAGACCGCGACCGACGACCTGAAGGGCGTGTGGCGCGTGGGGCGCGCCCTCGCCACCGGATCGCTCCCGCTCGACCGGCTCGCGCGCCCCTTCGGGGACGATCCGCGCGACCGCGACCTGACCGACGTACCCAAGGGCCTGGCCCGCCAGCTCGTCGGCTTCTGCGTGGTGGGCGCCCTGTCCACCCTCTTCTACCTGCTCCTGTACAGCGGCTTCCGCTCGTTCTCGGGCTCGCAGATCGCCAACGCGCTCGCCCTGCTGGTGTCGGCCGTCGCCAACACCGCGGCCAACCGCCGGCTGACCTTCGGCGTCCGCGGCCGCGGCAGCGCGGTCCGGCACCAGGCACAGGGCCTGGTCGTCTTCGGTATCGGCCTCGCCCTCACCAGCGGCTCGCTCGCCGCCCTGAACGCGGCGACGAGCAGCCCCGCGCACTCCACCGAACTCGCGGTGCTCATCGCCGCCAACCTCGCGGCGACCGTGCTGCGGTTCCTGCTCTTCCGCGCCTGGGTCTTCCCGGACCGGCGTGACGAGACGGCGGCCTCGACCGTCGTCGCCTCGCACAACCCGGCCTCGCACAACGCGTCCTCGCCCACCTACAGCACGACGACGGGGGCGCACCAGCAGCACCACCCGCACCCGCACCAGTACCCGCTCCCACACCAGCAGCACCCGCACACGCCGCTGCCCCAGCGCCCGAACGCGACGGCGCCCCAAGCTCCGTACATCAACTACGACCACAACCAGACCAACGAGTTCCGCGCCGGTGAAGCCGCGGACCGCACCTGGGGGGACGCAACCATGCAGATGCAAGCGGTGCGCCCGCACGATCACGACCCGAGGGACACGAGGGACGCACGATGA
- a CDS encoding ArnT family glycosyltransferase, with protein sequence MTTQSDTSHQGGASPSGGAEPSWGPSSSTALQEPVAPTTAAPRSGEPRQPFLHRAWRGRPEDPRWVRPAFLALLVATGLLYLYNLSASGYANSFYSAAVQAGSQSWKALFFGSLDSANAITVDKPPASLWPMALSVRIFGLNSWAILVPEVLMGVATVGVLYGALRRRFSPAAGLIAGAVLALTPVAALMFRFNNPDAMLALLMTVTIYCVIRALEDGRTKWLVWAGVAVGFAFLAKTLQAFLILPPLAVVYAVCAPVQLKKRFAQLGLSAVAMVVAGGWWVAIVELWPASSRPYIGGSQNNSFLELTFGYNGLGRINGDETGSVGGGGGGGTGQWGETGWNRMFNSEIGSQIAWLLPAALILFVAGIVLTLPHSRLRSSGGTPMARRTDLTRSSFLAWGGALLMTTIIFSYMAGIFHQYYTVALAPYIAAVVGMGATVLWEERSKVWASLTLAGAVTATAAWGYVLLNRTPTYLPWLKWLVLIGGLVGALGLIFAARLGRQLALAAVGLSFVASVAGPTAYTLSTVNTGHTGSIVTAGPAGASMMGGGRGGPGGGGGGGMRGGFPGGGNTQGQNQQGGNGTTQQGGGMGQPPTGGTGGTGGFPGQNQQGNGNTQGQNQQGGMPGGGAMGEGGMGGGGAGGLLNGATVSSAAKKLLETNADDYTWAAAAIGSQNSASYQLATGKPVMAIGGFNGTDPSPTLAQFKKYVTDGKIHYFISGGGMGGGMGGGNSSSTTTSTSSQISSWVTANFKKVTVGSATFYDLTQPTK encoded by the coding sequence ATGACGACTCAGTCCGACACGAGCCATCAGGGGGGCGCGAGCCCCTCCGGGGGCGCCGAGCCCTCCTGGGGACCGTCGAGCTCGACGGCTCTGCAGGAGCCCGTGGCGCCGACCACCGCGGCCCCCCGGTCCGGTGAGCCCAGGCAGCCGTTCCTCCACAGAGCCTGGCGCGGCCGACCCGAGGACCCGCGCTGGGTGCGCCCCGCCTTCCTCGCCCTGCTCGTCGCCACCGGCCTGCTCTACCTCTACAACCTGAGCGCCTCCGGGTACGCCAACTCCTTCTACTCCGCGGCCGTCCAGGCCGGCAGCCAGAGCTGGAAGGCCCTCTTCTTCGGCTCGCTCGACTCGGCCAACGCCATCACCGTCGACAAGCCCCCGGCCTCGCTGTGGCCGATGGCCCTGTCGGTGCGGATCTTCGGTCTCAACTCGTGGGCGATCCTCGTCCCCGAGGTGCTGATGGGCGTGGCCACGGTCGGGGTCCTGTACGGGGCACTGCGCCGTCGCTTCAGCCCAGCGGCCGGTCTGATCGCGGGTGCGGTGCTCGCGCTCACTCCCGTCGCCGCGCTGATGTTCCGGTTCAACAACCCGGACGCGATGCTCGCGCTGCTGATGACCGTCACGATCTACTGCGTGATCCGCGCTCTGGAGGACGGCCGGACGAAGTGGCTGGTCTGGGCGGGTGTCGCGGTGGGCTTCGCGTTCCTCGCGAAGACCCTGCAGGCCTTCCTGATCCTGCCGCCGCTCGCGGTCGTGTACGCGGTCTGCGCGCCGGTGCAGCTCAAGAAGCGGTTCGCCCAGCTGGGTCTTTCGGCGGTGGCGATGGTCGTCGCCGGCGGCTGGTGGGTGGCGATCGTGGAGCTGTGGCCCGCGTCCTCCCGCCCGTACATCGGCGGCTCGCAGAACAACTCCTTCCTTGAGCTGACCTTCGGATACAACGGCCTCGGCCGTATCAACGGCGACGAGACCGGCAGCGTCGGTGGTGGCGGTGGCGGTGGCACCGGCCAGTGGGGCGAGACCGGCTGGAACCGGATGTTCAACTCGGAGATCGGCAGCCAGATCGCCTGGCTGCTGCCCGCCGCGCTGATCCTGTTCGTCGCGGGCATCGTGCTCACCCTCCCCCACTCTCGGCTTCGCTCGAGCGGGGGGACCCCCATGGCCAGGCGGACCGACCTGACGCGCAGCTCGTTCCTCGCCTGGGGCGGCGCGCTGCTGATGACGACGATCATCTTCAGCTACATGGCCGGCATCTTCCACCAGTACTACACGGTGGCCCTGGCCCCCTACATCGCGGCCGTCGTCGGCATGGGCGCGACGGTGCTGTGGGAGGAGCGGAGCAAGGTCTGGGCCTCGCTCACCCTCGCCGGCGCGGTCACCGCGACCGCCGCGTGGGGATACGTCCTCCTCAACCGCACCCCCACCTACCTCCCGTGGCTGAAGTGGCTGGTCCTCATCGGCGGTCTGGTCGGCGCGCTCGGCCTGATCTTCGCGGCCAGGCTGGGCCGTCAACTGGCCCTCGCTGCGGTCGGACTGAGCTTCGTGGCCTCGGTCGCGGGTCCGACGGCGTACACGCTGTCCACGGTGAACACCGGGCACACCGGTTCGATCGTCACGGCCGGTCCTGCGGGCGCCAGCATGATGGGCGGCGGCCGGGGCGGTCCCGGTGGCGGTGGCGGCGGTGGCATGCGGGGCGGCTTCCCGGGCGGCGGCAACACCCAGGGCCAGAACCAGCAGGGCGGCAACGGCACCACCCAGCAGGGCGGCGGCATGGGCCAGCCCCCGACTGGTGGCACGGGCGGTACCGGTGGCTTCCCCGGTCAGAACCAGCAGGGCAACGGCAACACCCAGGGCCAGAACCAGCAGGGCGGCATGCCCGGCGGTGGCGCGATGGGCGAGGGCGGCATGGGCGGTGGCGGCGCGGGCGGTCTGCTCAACGGCGCGACCGTCAGCTCCGCGGCCAAGAAGCTGCTGGAGACGAACGCGGACGACTACACCTGGGCGGCCGCGGCCATCGGTTCCCAGAACTCCGCGAGCTACCAGCTCGCCACCGGCAAGCCGGTGATGGCGATCGGCGGCTTCAACGGCACCGACCCGTCCCCGACGCTGGCCCAGTTCAAGAAGTACGTGACGGACGGCAAGATCCACTACTTCATCTCGGGCGGCGGCATGGGCGGTGGCATGGGCGGCGGCAACTCCTCCTCCACCACCACCTCCACGTCCTCCCAGATCAGCTCGTGGGTCACGGCCAACTTCAAGAAGGTGACGGTCGGTTCGGCCACCTTCTACGACCTGACGCAGCCGACCAAGTAG